Proteins co-encoded in one Chloroflexota bacterium genomic window:
- a CDS encoding glycosyltransferase family 4 protein, with protein MPGAQRRIWMIDPVGGHRGMHYYDFALCQELQKLGVDVRFFTCDETALHAPPARLAVSYPFQRIFGRSPAPLRGIRYMAALRRLARRALHDPPEIAHLHYFLLAPADLWFLKSLRRRGVRIVFTAHDVIPFHAAVHTRAVLRALYRQIDGFIVHTRHSRDELLAAFPVSSSVVRVIPHGHYLPYRDEELPDRVEARQRFNLPEDASILLFFGQIKRVKGLDVLLRALPKLVETHPRLILVIAGQVWKDDWRPYARLIEGLGLEGHVRARIEYIPDEDVAYYFRAADAVVLPYRRIYQSGVLLMAYSFERPVVASAVGGLAETVRDGETGYLVPPGDPDALAEALRKILRDGERAVEMGKAGYRLVQSQFGWDRIAERTLALYEDLLSR; from the coding sequence ATGCCGGGGGCGCAGCGTCGTATCTGGATGATCGACCCCGTTGGGGGACACCGGGGCATGCATTACTATGACTTCGCCCTGTGTCAGGAGCTGCAGAAGCTCGGCGTGGATGTCCGCTTCTTCACGTGCGATGAGACGGCCCTGCACGCTCCCCCGGCGCGGCTGGCCGTGTCCTATCCCTTTCAACGCATCTTTGGGAGGTCGCCCGCGCCCCTGCGCGGCATCCGATACATGGCCGCCTTGCGCCGTCTGGCGCGCCGGGCGCTTCATGATCCCCCTGAGATCGCTCACCTGCACTACTTCCTTCTCGCCCCGGCCGACCTCTGGTTCCTGAAAAGCCTGCGCCGTCGCGGCGTTCGGATCGTCTTCACCGCCCACGATGTCATCCCCTTTCACGCTGCGGTTCACACCCGGGCGGTCCTCCGGGCGCTTTACAGGCAGATCGATGGGTTCATCGTGCATACGCGGCACAGCCGCGATGAGCTGTTGGCCGCATTCCCCGTCTCCTCGTCGGTGGTGCGGGTGATCCCTCACGGGCACTACCTGCCCTATCGGGATGAGGAGCTTCCCGACCGCGTGGAGGCGCGCCAGCGCTTCAACCTGCCCGAGGATGCCTCGATTCTCCTGTTCTTCGGCCAGATCAAGCGCGTGAAAGGGCTCGACGTGCTCCTGCGGGCGCTGCCGAAACTTGTCGAGACCCATCCCCGTTTGATCTTGGTGATCGCCGGACAGGTGTGGAAGGACGATTGGCGGCCGTATGCCCGGCTCATCGAGGGCCTAGGGCTTGAGGGGCACGTGCGCGCTCGGATCGAGTACATCCCGGACGAGGACGTGGCCTACTACTTTCGGGCCGCGGACGCCGTGGTGCTCCCGTACCGGCGCATTTATCAGAGCGGCGTCCTGCTGATGGCGTATTCGTTCGAGCGGCCGGTGGTGGCCTCCGCGGTGGGCGGGCTGGCGGAGACCGTGCGAGATGGCGAGACGGGCTACCTGGTCCCCCCGGGCGACCCCGACGCCCTGGCGGAGGCCCTGCGGAAGATCCTGCGCGATGGGGAGCGGGCGGTGGAGATGGGGAAGGCCGGCTATCGGCTAGTACAGTCGCAGTTCGGGTGGGATCGCATCGCCGAGCGGACCCTGGCGCTGTACGAGGATCTGTTGAGCCGGTGA